The proteins below come from a single Cylindrospermopsis raciborskii Cr2010 genomic window:
- a CDS encoding F0F1 ATP synthase subunit gamma, which yields MANLKAIRDRIQSVKNTKKITEAMRLVAAARVRRAQEQVIATRPFADRLAQVLYGLQVRLKFEDVDLPLLKKREVKSVGLLVVSGDRGLCGGYNSNVIRRAENRAKELKAEGLDVTFVIVGRKANQYFQRRGYKIDATYSGLEQIPTATEATNIADELLSLFLSEKVDRIELVYTRFVSLVSSRPVVQTLLPLDTQGLETPDDEIFRLTTRGGKFEVEREKVTSTVAPLPRDMIFEQDPVQILDSLLPLYLSNQLLRALQESAASELAARMTAMSNASDNAGQLISSLTLSYNKARQAAITQELLEVVGGAEALG from the coding sequence ATGGCTAATCTCAAAGCAATACGCGATCGCATTCAGTCGGTCAAGAACACTAAAAAAATCACCGAAGCTATGCGGCTAGTGGCTGCAGCGCGGGTGCGTCGTGCCCAGGAGCAGGTAATTGCCACCCGTCCCTTTGCTGACCGTTTAGCACAGGTGCTGTATGGTTTACAGGTCCGGTTAAAATTTGAGGATGTAGATCTACCTCTACTGAAAAAACGGGAAGTGAAGTCTGTTGGTTTATTAGTAGTTTCCGGTGATAGAGGGCTATGTGGTGGTTACAATTCCAACGTCATCCGACGAGCGGAAAACCGAGCCAAGGAATTAAAAGCTGAGGGGTTGGATGTTACCTTTGTTATTGTAGGTCGTAAAGCTAATCAATACTTCCAACGACGGGGTTACAAAATTGATGCCACCTACAGCGGTCTAGAACAAATTCCCACTGCTACCGAAGCTACAAATATAGCTGACGAGTTACTTTCTCTGTTTTTATCAGAAAAGGTAGACAGAATCGAATTAGTTTACACTCGTTTTGTTTCTTTAGTCAGTTCCCGTCCCGTAGTCCAAACCCTGTTACCCTTGGATACTCAAGGTTTGGAAACCCCCGATGACGAGATATTCCGACTAACTACTCGTGGGGGCAAATTTGAAGTAGAGCGGGAAAAAGTTACCAGCACAGTAGCACCCCTACCCCGGGATATGATTTTTGAACAAGACCCCGTACAAATTTTAGATTCCCTGTTACCTTTATATCTGAGCAATCAGTTATTAAGAGCTTTGCAAGAATCGGCGGCTAGTGAACTAGCAGCAAGGATGACAGCAATGAGCAATGCCAGTGATAATGCTGGTCAACTCATTAGCTCCCTCACTCTTTCTTACAATAAAGCCCGTCAAGCAGCAATTACCCAAGAACTCCTGGAAGTTGTTGGTGGTGCAGAAGCACTTGGCTAA
- a CDS encoding phasin family protein, whose protein sequence is MENNNWLEQLMMVGIGTTSLVADKLRQVGDELVRDGKLNPEQVGTLMDDIVNQLKSEQGNWEGQVQRQLRNMMQDFGVPRQSEVDELRGRIDRLERQIRDLENKFWR, encoded by the coding sequence ATGGAAAACAACAACTGGTTAGAACAACTGATGATGGTGGGAATAGGTACAACTTCCCTAGTAGCAGATAAACTTAGACAGGTTGGGGATGAACTGGTCAGGGATGGAAAACTCAATCCTGAGCAAGTGGGGACATTAATGGATGATATTGTTAACCAATTGAAATCAGAACAGGGGAACTGGGAAGGACAAGTTCAAAGACAACTGCGGAACATGATGCAGGATTTTGGAGTTCCGCGCCAGTCCGAAGTTGACGAATTACGCGGGAGAATTGACCGCTTAGAACGTCAAATACGGGATTTGGAAAATAAATTTTGGCGTTAG
- a CDS encoding FKBP-type peptidyl-prolyl cis-trans isomerase: MKGIFISAVLIIVCVAALVIAQINSGKQDTTAKLTETTPTAIITESKTQDQENNQKDKNLTASNNMSDTNTVTTSTGLKYVELQEGTGLIPQKGQKVAVHYTGTLENGQKFDSSRDRNQPFSFKLGVGQVIKGWDEGLSTMKVGGRRQLIIPPDLGYGSRGAGGVIPPNATLIFDVELLGVE, from the coding sequence TTGAAAGGTATTTTTATTAGTGCTGTATTGATAATAGTATGTGTTGCAGCTTTGGTAATAGCACAAATTAATAGTGGTAAACAAGACACCACAGCTAAACTCACAGAAACTACACCCACAGCTATCATTACAGAAAGCAAAACCCAAGACCAAGAAAATAATCAAAAAGATAAAAATTTAACTGCGAGCAACAACATGTCTGATACTAACACCGTCACTACTTCTACCGGTCTTAAATATGTTGAATTACAAGAAGGCACTGGTTTAATACCCCAAAAGGGACAAAAAGTAGCAGTTCATTATACTGGTACTTTAGAGAATGGTCAAAAATTTGACAGTTCACGCGATCGCAATCAACCTTTCAGCTTTAAGCTAGGGGTTGGACAAGTAATTAAAGGGTGGGATGAAGGACTAAGTACCATGAAAGTAGGTGGTCGTCGTCAACTAATTATTCCCCCAGACCTGGGTTATGGATCTCGTGGTGCAGGTGGGGTAATTCCACCCAATGCTACCCTAATTTTTGATGTGGAGTTGTTGGGAGTCGAGTAG
- a CDS encoding outer membrane beta-barrel protein, producing the protein MKIHSFFWFPAALASLAFTTSVKAEEVSAKAADLMGVNTDNQDPSNLLAQSSDGFTPLAPTPSSTTPWYSDNNPDLPASNYGYGSLSVGFGSQSNVDITDNGQKWAEFKDFNGAFSFNAAFGYQFQLFRAELEVGNQFLSAKNLDYDLNTRFPRTGTLSGNMSATTILLNSYFDIPTGSKFRPYVGGGLGLGVITGKIENFLGGYSLNGTAFAYQLKTGLQYEIARKANIFGELKYSSISSYQQNQYASDVIGPFNSFGAAIGYRQGF; encoded by the coding sequence ATGAAAATTCACTCATTCTTCTGGTTTCCTGCGGCACTCGCTAGTTTGGCTTTTACAACATCCGTTAAAGCTGAAGAAGTTTCCGCTAAAGCTGCTGACTTGATGGGAGTCAACACTGATAATCAGGATCCGTCTAATTTATTGGCTCAATCTTCTGACGGTTTCACACCATTAGCTCCCACACCAAGCTCTACCACGCCTTGGTATAGTGATAATAATCCGGATTTACCCGCGAGTAATTATGGTTACGGTAGTCTTAGCGTTGGTTTTGGTTCTCAAAGTAATGTGGATATAACGGATAATGGTCAAAAGTGGGCGGAATTCAAGGATTTTAATGGTGCATTTTCATTTAATGCAGCATTTGGTTATCAATTTCAACTATTTAGGGCTGAATTAGAAGTTGGTAACCAGTTTTTGAGTGCCAAGAATCTAGATTATGACCTCAATACAAGATTTCCCAGAACGGGAACACTCTCTGGTAACATGAGTGCAACTACTATTCTATTGAATAGTTATTTTGATATCCCCACGGGTTCCAAATTCCGCCCCTATGTTGGTGGTGGACTTGGTTTAGGTGTTATTACGGGTAAAATAGAGAACTTTCTTGGTGGTTACAGTCTTAATGGAACTGCTTTTGCTTACCAGTTAAAAACTGGTCTACAGTATGAAATAGCAAGAAAGGCGAACATCTTTGGTGAGTTAAAATATTCCAGTATTTCCAGTTACCAGCAAAATCAGTATGCTAGTGATGTCATTGGTCCTTTTAATTCCTTTGGAGCTGCTATTGGCTATCGCCAAGGTTTTTAA